One stretch of Anabrus simplex isolate iqAnaSimp1 chromosome 3, ASM4041472v1, whole genome shotgun sequence DNA includes these proteins:
- the Ip259 gene encoding ribosome biogenesis protein NSA2 homolog, which produces MPQNEYIERHRKLHGYRLDYHERKRKREAREPHKRAEKAKKLRGLKAKLYNKQRRAEKIQMKKKIKMHEEKDVTNKSEKVAGGALPVYLLDRNVQSRAKVLSNMIKQKRKEKAGKWDVPIPKVKAQADAEVFKVMRTGKSRRKAWKRMVTKVTFVGEGFTRKPPKFERFIRPMALRFKKAHVTHPELKATFCLPIIGVKKNPSSPMYTSLGVITKGTIIEVNISELGLVTQSGKVVWGKYAQVTNNPENDGCINAVLLV; this is translated from the coding sequence ATGCCACAGAACGAGTATATTGAGAGACATCGGAAGCTCCATGGTTACAGGCTTGATTACCATGAGAGGAAGCGGAAGAGAGAGGCTCGTGAGCCACACAAGCGAGCTGAAAAGGCTAAGAAGTTACGAGGTTTGAAAGCAAAATTATACAACAAACAACGTCGTGCAGAGAAGATACAGATGAAAAAGAAGATCAAAATGCACGAAGAGAAAGATGTTACCAACAAGAGTGAGAAAGTTGCTGGTGGTGCTTTACCAGTTTACTTATTAGATCGAAATGTGCAGTCTCGTGCCAAGGTGTTATCTAACATGATCAAGCAAAAGCGCAAAGAGAAGGCTGGTAAATGGGATGTGCCAATTCCTAAAGTAAAGGCGCAAGCTGATGCTGAAGTATTTAAAGTTATGCGGACTGGAAAGTCACGGCGAAAGGCTTGGAAACGAATGGTCACGAAGGTAACATTTGTTGGAGAAGGATTTACGAGGAAACCACCAAAGTTTGAGCGCTTTATTCGCCCGATGGCTCTAAGGTTTAAGAAAGCTCACGTTACACACCCTGAATTGAAAGCCACATTCTGTCTGCCTATCATTGGAGTTAAGAAGAATCCTAGTTCCCCCATGTACACGTCTCTTGGAGTGATCACCAAAGGTACCATCATCGAAGTAAATATTAGTGAACTTGGACTTGTGACGCAATCTGGTAAAGTAGTATGGGGAAAGTATGCTCAAGTTACTAATAATCCTGAAAATGATGGGTGTATTAATGCTGTACTTCTTGTTTAA